The genomic segment tcatcaaattttctCGTACTTTCTGCATATGCTCATCAGACTTAGCCATCTCAGCAAAATAATCTTCTGGCCTAGATGTTGGGAtgcctaatttttttaatctagcAATACCATCCATGACAGCACCCTGAGCCTGTCGATGAAACATAGTTTCTCTGCGAAAGTCATTTAAAACTGGATCTTGGGACGATTCGTATTGAGGTAACTTCTTGTTCCCTTGTAATTGCTTAGCCCGTCTCACTTCTTGTTCTTGCATTTGAAGTGCCAATTCCGGTGCTAGTGGTGCTGGTGCATTTACCATATCTAGTTTTTCAAGCCATGGCAAGTTCAACTTGATTTCTCTCAACTTTTGCTTCATGAGACtctaaaatttgtttacaagaaatattaagttagattagaaaataatcccaaagatattataatacttcttgacaacaaaataattacttacaacataatttttaaactgcTTTTTATTCGTTTCGACTGCAACATTGAGACCGGGCTTCAATAATCCTTTCGCCAAAGCCTCCTGCAGCTGAACACGTGATAAAGATTAGAGGTTAGAATACGCACGCAACAATTTCAAACacgaataaaaaagttttaatatttacctCTTCATCGGACGAACTATATTCCGATTCGGATGTTTCTGAAGAGTTGCTtctgttaaaaaagaaaaaaaaaaaaatgatttttttttacataaaaaaacactCTTGTTATATATCTCTAACTCTCAAATTTGATAATGTGCGAacgtaaaaaaacattaacttttaaacatctttttaactatattttcaataaagtgTTTACTTAAAACGCCATTGTTAATTCCAGAATTTATTTCATCGAATAAATCATttgcgaaaaagaaaaaaaatcacagcGTGTCTGAGACACACCCGTTCTCTCCTCTCCACgtgtaattaaacattaattactATACTCACgggattaataaaaaatataataaacaaatgcGTACGAAAAAATTGAGAgctaaatatgaataattaaacaattacaGTTTTCGACTCGTCGATGTATCCATGATTTATCCCGCTTATCTTGCCGTTATCCTTGTCGATTTCGCGTCTACTGTCTACTGGCGTCTACTGACAACGGAATGATAGCACCTGGTAACGCAGACCAGTAGCGGCCGCCGATTGGTCGGTGTAGTAAGCATGGAAACGAATCAACCAATCGCGGCGCTCCGATCTTGCGCATCGTccataatatgtaaaagtaccGTCTCCCTTCTGATATGCCATGTTCAATGCCAGTCAGAGTCTCGTGTCGCAGCTGGCCGGATGACAACGACGTAACATCATGGCGGACAACGATAAGAAGCCGATGTCACGTTTAATGAAACTCGCGAACAAATTTAACTGCTTCTACCTGTCAGGTAAGCGTAAGCGACGAGTCGCGCCTGCAGTGTTTCGCATTATCACAATCAACGGCTCTCCCAGTCGCATGATCGATAAGAACGCGCGGCTACCGTTCGTGCGGGCCAACAAGAATATTGATTTCGAGTGTTATGTGTATTTGTCGTTGGCGTTTCgaaggaaaataatgaaaaaaaaaagttcaaacGTATTATGATGCGTGATTATCATGCGCGTTTTTATCGTGTTTCGGATCATCGATCACGGTTGTGAGCCTCTCACCAAAAATTAATGCTTCAAAAATCGTTATTGGTTTTTTTTGTAATGGCAGATATAACTAATATAACACTAATATACTTGTTTTAAGTACAAAAACAGCGTTATACATTGAAAATTCTTGCAATATATAGCATGTTTCTGAGAGAAATATCCCTAttcgattaaatttacatttaaaattttgtaaaatacatagtacatggaatttatatcaatcgtgaaaatatttttattccttaGGTCTACATGCAGGAGAATGCAGAGCTTTTGTTGTCGATGGACAACAAATTGGTCTTGTTCGTCCAGAtgtaatgaaagaaatattaaatcatcCTCAAGTAAGTTTGTTTGAcctttgtttataataatattatatgtatgtatttatttatatttatcataacatTGATTTGAAGGTATTTCAAGTACAGCCCGaatatgtacaattaaatCCAGCATTTCGGGATTATACTGAAAGAAGTGCACGTGTTGATGAAGTATTAAGAGAATGGAAAACAGGTGGAAAATTTGTGACATTACGAGGCTGGAGGGAGGAATGTTATGAAGTACGTGCTCAGTTCAATACATTACCCTTATTTAAAATGGATCGCTCGgctacatgtatgtataaaaaaagaatcttatttattttattataattgtaagaataattatgaataattattttgttttgtgcACTGCTTGAAATAATAGGTTTATTTGGAATTCGAAAATACGGAGTGGATATAAATGGCTATGTTATGGATCCTATTAAAGGCTTATCAATATGGTTACAAAAACGTAGTCCAAATAAACAAACATGGCCAGCATATTGGGATAGCATGGTCAGTGGTGGATTAAGTGTTGGTTATGGCATAAACGAAACTGCGATAAAAGAAGCTGGAGAGGAAGCTGGTATTCCAAATAATCTTATTGCCAAGCTTAAGAGCGCTGGTTGTGTATCATTCTTTTTCGAAAGTGAAAGGGGTTTGTTTCCTAACACGGAATTTGTATATGATCTTGAGCTGCCGCCCGATTTTGTACCAAATAACAGCGATGGGGAAGTAGAAACTTTCGAATTACTCCCTGTTAGTGAATGCTTAGAGAGGATACTTTCTCCACATTTCAAAACTACATCTGTACCAGTTGCTCTTGACTTCTTAATTAGACATGGATACATCACCGCGGAGAATGGTAAAACTGCACTTGAtatctgttttgttttataagtTTCTAGATTTACAGGTAGCGCTGTATGACACTGATTTGTTGATACACTTTTGTTACAGAGCCTAACTTTATACAGATTGTGGAGTTACTTCATGTACCTCTGCAGACTATGTACAATCATCGACACAAAACTAGTAATAGAATGGCCAATGGTGAAGCAATTGAAGCAttagaaaaagtttaaattacttttaatttataccaAGCTATGAATTGAAAGGCTATGAactaaatgaaattaataaggttgtttt from the Anoplolepis gracilipes chromosome 11, ASM4749672v1, whole genome shotgun sequence genome contains:
- the LOC140670933 gene encoding uncharacterized protein translates to MADNDKKPMSRLMKLANKFNCFYLSGLHAGECRAFVVDGQQIGLVRPDVMKEILNHPQVFQVQPEYVQLNPAFRDYTERSARVDEVLREWKTGGKFVTLRGWREECYEVRAQFNTLPLFKMDRSATCLFGIRKYGVDINGYVMDPIKGLSIWLQKRSPNKQTWPAYWDSMVSGGLSVGYGINETAIKEAGEEAGIPNNLIAKLKSAGCVSFFFESERGLFPNTEFVYDLELPPDFVPNNSDGEVETFELLPVSECLERILSPHFKTTSVPVALDFLIRHGYITAENEPNFIQIVELLHVPLQTMYNHRHKTSNRMANGEAIEALEKV
- the LOC140670934 gene encoding probable rRNA-processing protein EBP2 homolog, with protein sequence MDTSTSRKLSNSSETSESEYSSSDEELQEALAKGLLKPGLNVAVETNKKQFKNYVSLMKQKLREIKLNLPWLEKLDMVNAPAPLAPELALQMQEQEVRRAKQLQGNKKLPQYESSQDPVLNDFRRETMFHRQAQGAVMDGIARLKKLGIPTSRPEDYFAEMAKSDEHMQKVRENLMKRQAIAQRSEKVRQLRQQKKVSKQMQVEATLKKHAEKRKMLEEVKKYRKGIRHDLDFLDDKKKPRNKQPNHKMNSKAQIKAKFKSEKYGHGGKKRRTKWNTSSSSADVSEYRRPDKPGARKQGKGGKGKPRLGKSRRIQLKAKRKT